In Plasmodium vivax chromosome 14, whole genome shotgun sequence, the genomic window TCAAATGGATGTCTACTTTGAACCCGTTTTCCTTGAGTAGATAAATAGCTCGGATGCAATCCTGGAGAGTGCACTGCCGATTGactttcttcaaaatgaagtCATCTGTATGTTGTATGCCCAGTTGTACCCTCGTGCAGCCGTAAGAGCGTAACCGAATGAGCTCCTCTTTATTAATCTGGTCGGGTCTCGTCTCCAAAGTTAGGCCAATAATTCGGCAGTTGCTTGTTTCGTTAATTTCTTGCTCTTTCTCTAGGCTAAATTTTTCcctcctattttttaaaagggggtATATATTCGCTGCGTAGTAAACGTCCCTTATGAACTCCCTCTGGTATTCAACATCATAGCAGCTCCACGTGCCTCCCAAGACGAGTACCTCAATTTTGTCTGCCACATGTCCGTTGTTCACCAGGGTTGTGGTTCGATtgaaaaattggcaaatcACGTCGAAGTTATTCTGGTTGGCTCTCAAAATGGCTGGCTCGGTGGAGAGATACGATCTTGGCTGATTGGGTTCATTCGGACAGTAGTAACAATCATACTTGCAACTGAACTTGTGGGGGTGCGTAATGATCGTCACGACTAGCACTCCGCTGTTGGAGCGGACGCCCTTCCGTTTATTTATCTGCAAGAAGTGGACGCTCTCCTTGTCGAGGTCCTTGTAGTTCTTCATTTCCGTCGTCACGATCATGTTGGTGACGTTTTCCAGGACGAACTTCAcgtccttcccctttttgttcacCTCGATTTTGTCCTCGGAGGAGGAGGCGGCGGCGTCCGGGGGGTCCACcgtcttctcccccccggaGAGTACCTCCCGATGTAGGAAGTCCACCTGGTCGTCAGCTGCTCTCCCACGAGCGGCgttcccctcctcctcctcttcctccccgttGGTGGTGGCCTCTCCCCCGGCGTGGGAAACGTTTGACTGGTTGGTCGCATCGGATGTGTGCGAAGTGGAGGCAGCGTTGTGGATCTCCTCCACAGGGGAGGACAAGCCGTCCTTCTCCTTAGCGTTACGAGCGGCCTGCAAATAGTGGTGCTGCAGAGCCACACTAATCTGGTGCTTGGACGGGCacactttatattttttgcgcaaCTGAATACACAGATTGTGGTACtccgtttcgttttttatgtCCTTCCTCTTGGACCACAACTCGAAGGCAAACTTCTTGAAGCTCTCATTCTTTAGGATGTCATCATAGTAGCTGTCATTGTACTTGTAAAAGAATTCGTTCATCGTGGAGGAGTAGCATTCGTAGTGTCtcaattcatttttgttttttattttttttttgaaattctCAAAATTGGTAGGCTCGTAGCAGTACACCTTTGGGTAGATTTTATTCTCTTCATATTCGAGGGGGTAGTTGTGCTTGATTGCGTCGTTGATGTAGAAGTAGtctccctgggggggggtaGCAGTAGTACTCTCGTTGAGGGGTCCCCCTTGGtagcttcctcccccctctaCGTCTTCATCATCACTCGCTTCGCCCAGAATTTCGTCCACCCTCTCGTTGGGAAGTCTCCCGGGCGGGGTCAGTTCTCCCTCTGTGGTCATCCCTTCGGGGGTAGCTTTCCCGGAGGGAAGTTCCGTCTCGCACTGCCCCTCCCCCATCGgtttttcctccctctccctctccctttattttatttttcccctttttacttctcccaggtgaagaagcgccgCGCCTACATGCATACGCCTCTCTCACGGGGGCAGGGCGTTGTTCATGGCGGCTGCCCCCCGCGCGGGTAATTCCCCCAACGTTCAAAAtgaaggggtgaaaaagggggaaacaatgggaaaaatattgaaaaaaattgaaaaattattgaaaaattgtgaaaaaaattttaaaaaacaattcaGCGGCCGCTCATCAGCAACTCCGCAAAGATGACCAACCGTAAAAGTTGCATCCAATTTGAGCAACACGtgggggggaataaaaaatacaaattgttacatacatacatacatacatacatacatacatacatacatacatacatacatacatacatacatacatacatacatacatacatacatacattaCATACTTGCTTACCCCTCATGCGgttaatttcccccccgcgtaggcaaaaaaaaaaaacatagcaACGTTAACTGCTACAGTGCCGCAAACCGTCAACGTTGCAGCTCCGCGGTGCCGCATTTGCgctgcaaaatttttacctttaatCTACGCATCCATCACCGCGGCGGCAATTCCGTgtaggttttttttattttttggcgcCAAGGCCCGTGGTACACTTTCTCCCAAGAAAagatgtacatatgcaccgcataaacatacatatgcatcTCCCTTCggcatgcattttttttttctccatttcggGGAACACAGAAATGGGAGCAAACGCATTTCCGCGTTTCGCTTAGCTGCCTTCCCAAGTGGAAAcccttttggaaaaaaaatggggacgGAAAAAGCGGCAGGGGAGAGGAGCAGCTTTGCGTGACAAGACCgacctgacccgttcataagtttttccccccccccccaaaaaaaaaaaaaaaaaaaagaagtcaACAGGTACACCAAAAAGGACGTCAAAAGTGCGCCATAGCGAAGCCACAAATCTTAAGTGAACGCTCGACCGGATGAACGGTACCCCCGCGTGAGTTAACCAGCTTGTTTTCCCATATTGGGCATTCCCTGTGCGCCCGCCGACCGGCCCCTCCACATATGCTCGTAGCGGGGGGTGTCCGATGGAGAGGCCAGAAACTGAAGGGCTGCTTACACAGCTGGGGAGGACAAATACGCAGACAGATCAGTGACAAAATAACCAAAGAAGTAATAACGCACAGTTAtgataggaaaaaatatgaacagaaTGTACACATGTACGACACGTGCAAAAGCTATGTGGACGCCAAACAGAAGACCTTTTACGACTACCTTAAGGAGGAGACGCCCATACTACTGCCCACCAtacggggggggcggcatGCTCCCCCTCGGAAAAGGAACAAGGGGGATGAAGTGGAACTGGGTGGCTGCACACAAGGAGGGACCCCAACGGGAGGGCACTGTGACCCCACGGGGAGTGAACAGGTAAAGGTAAAATACCTGTGCGAGTACAAAAAGTGGAGTAGGCTCAtaagcaaaaggggcagcaaTAATCGTGCGGTCGAGGAAGACGCAGAAGGGGAAATCCATATGGCCGCCGCGAActatgaagaggaaaagacgGGGGAAAAACTCACACATGAGATAGCCCCACAGATTAGCGGCGAAAAGAAGAACCACATGAGTGATGCTCTAACGCACACCCCCGATGGGCTTACACACATCAGTGACGAGCTAAAGCACATACGCATCGACAACAGTAAGCTGTTCCGCCCAAGTGAGAAGGCGGAAGGATGCCTCGAAATGAAGGTAACCGAGTACTGCTGGCACGAAGGGCTGTGCAGCTCCAGATTCGCTTTCAACAATTTGAGGAGAGGCATCATCCAAGTCAACGGTCAGGTAGTGTTCCAAAATGTATCAATTTCCCCGGGGAAGGACAGGGTGGAGCTAACCAAAGCTGGCAGAGAACTCCTGAGGAACAAAAACGTAACCATCATTTTGAACAAGCCAAAATATTACCTGTCCATTTTGAATGACCACAagacaaataaaaaactgcTAGCCAGAAATTTAAtaagaaatgaaaataaattcattgaGGAGGAACACAAATGTAtgagttattttattaacagAAATTTGAACATCGAAAAGGTCAATAAGTTATATGTGTGTGGAAGGCTGGATGCCAACTCCACTGGCCTCCTAGTCTTTACGCAGAATACCCTCATCTGCAGTTATTTGCTAAACAGGTACAAATACCTAGTGGAAAAGGAATACATAGTCGAAGCGGCCGACCCGATAGAAGAAGTTCATATGAAACGTTTGCGCGAAAATGCCCTGGTGGATGGTAAGCTGATATATAAATGCCGCATACAGTACGTGGACTGCTTTACGCTGTCCTTTACGCTTTACCAGggttttcataaaattattaggAAGCTGTGCCTCCTTTCCAACATCAAAATTAGGGCCCTGCACAGGGTCAGGATTGGTGGCATTCACCTGAAGGGTTTGCCCCTCGGCAAGTGGCGCTTCCTCATGCCCAAcgagtctttttttttgtaaaaatggggggaagaactacatgggggggagaagctgcaTGGTGGGAAGAAGCTTCAAtggggtgaagaagctacatggggggaagaactaCATGGGGGGGACGCACCTTCTCGAAGTTGacaacaaatgggggaactTTCTCCAACGAGGGTATCTCTCCCCTTTGCAGGATGAGTTTTCCCCGCTGGCGGTTCAGTGACGTGATTAGCGACGAGCTTAGTGACCCGCTTAGTGTTGCTCGCTTTTACCCCTGTGGAAATTGCTTCGCCTGAACGGTGTTCTTTTCCCACCGCTTTACCTGTacggtatttttttttccacccgctttacctgaacagtttttttttttttccaccgctTGCACCCCATTGTGCAGGTTTTTTGCCCcgttttggctgttttttttttttttttttttaacgacgCGGAAGttgcctgacccgttcaggcactttttaacatttctcCCGTTTGGGCATGCCCCCGCGAAGGCGCTTTCTCGCGAGTGATATTTCTTTAAAgagttctccttttttgcgcaaaactGTGAGATAATTCCGCAGTAGGAATAGAGCTTCCCCGCTCGCAATAGGCACAAACGTAAAGAACAAAAGGCGAACGTGTGTAGAGGGGGCGCCGATTACTCTCGCAACTGCAGCTTCCTATCTTACCATGTAGTCCCCCTCCACACACACTCCCCCCTCCAAAAGGACGTCGAACCAAATGCGACCATGTTCAACATATATACTCGCGGATTCTCCAAGAAGGCCGGTTGGTCGTGGATAAAAAAcaggaggggaaggaaaaaaatactttcATTTGCATACCCGCCGAAGGAAAGAAGCAGCATCGTGAAGCTGACGGACGAAAGTGACAAGCTAGTGTTCGTATGCAACGGAAAATTAAGAAACTCCTTCATGACAACGGTGAAAAGTAtgaaagaaacaaaatgtgTAGTGAAGAACGACACCATTTGCACGCCATGTTTGGTGGTATCAAAGGCGAAGTGCCACACCCTACTGGAGAGCTTCACCTACGATGAGATTCTTCACTTGGAAAAATTGGCACCCCGCATTTTGCAAGCGTTTGAAGAGGCGCAAAGCAGGGTACAGCAAGATGGGCAAAACAGAGTGCTCAGTAAGcacgaagcggtgaagttTAGGCTGGTCGAGTAGCGTCATCCTGGAGGGCCCCATGGCGAGGGTGTGGGGGGGACACTCTTACGCATGTTTATgtcaagggggggggtgcacaGGGAAAGTCCTCCACCAGGTGGGTAACCACGCAGGTAGctaaacggggaaaaaaaaaaaaaaagataccaCACTGTGAAGATTGCGAAGTGGCGAAATTGCGAAATTGCGAAGTTGCGAAGTGGCGAAATTGCGAAGTTGCGAAGTGGCGAAATTGCGAAATTGCGAAGTTGCGAAGTGGCGAAATTGCGAAGTTGTGAAGACTCGCTAACCCCTCGCCTGGAACCAGCTGGTAAAGCTCGCTTACGCCGGAGGCAAATCATTTGTGATAAGGGGCCATTTCCATGTTAGGGAGGCTGCTCTTGGGAATTTTCTCCAGCGAAGGAATGGCCTTCACCACGGAGGAGGAGTACTTGGTTTCTTTCGCCTGCAGAAGGAAGTCGCCTTTGGCTTCGCTGGGCAGGGCCAGGGAAGAACTGGCTGCGCGTCTCCGCCGGTTGGCGTGGATTGGGTactcctttttgaagaaggacgccgtggaagaagcggacgaggaggaggaagcggaggaagtagacgaagcagacgaagcagacgaagcGGACGCGGTGGAAGACGAACGGGGAGGGGCACCCCCCTCGCTGATAGAGTCCCcctcaaaaattttattccccTTATAACTTTTCTTCGTCATTTTGATGTGCAACTCCCcagtgtattttttcctcgAAATTTTGGTGAGGTCTGTTAAAACGGCATCGCTCAGTTTGACTTGGAAGAGCTTGTCTTTGATTACGCAGCGGACGTAATGCACATTCACGTCCACTTGGATAAGGGAGCTGCAGAGGTACTTGGGGAGGAAGAGCTTCAGAAGGGTGTGCTTGCTGCTGGAGTACTCGTCGAAGAGGAACTTGTAGTGCCCTGCGCGGTGTAGAGAAGCGGTGTGGCGGAGCGGTGTAGCGAAGGGGTGTAGCGAAGCGGTGCAGCGAAGTGGTGGGTCGTTTAGCAGCGCATTAGTGTGGCAACGCATCAGTGTGGCATCACATCAGTGTAAGCGCGCACACCTTCGTTGCACTGGCGAATGTCCCCCTCGTCAGTGTAGACGGGCGGCACGTCCCTCGGGGGCCTCCCCTTCCGCTCATCCGTCTGCGCGTTCTGTACTTCTTCCCTCTCTATCTCCTCGTAAATTTCCTTTCTCTGATTGATACTGTCGTAGTGCTCGCTGTGCCcactccccttttgcttctgTTTCTCCCTTTCGTCTTGTAAAGAGTTCCTAACGGTTTCGCTCCTCTGTCTAGCCATTATCCTATCTGACGTGAGGATGTCGGAGCCATCTAAAACTTGCAGCTGCTCCAGGTGTAGAACGACGAACAGCTTTAAGTGTTGCCACTTCGCACAGGGGTTGCCCATGAGGTACAGCTCTCTCAGGTTTTCATTCCTCTTCAAGTTCTTCACAGATGCTTCGATGGATAACACGTCGATGAAGTTTAGGGTCAAGTCCAGctgagggggagaagcaaatcgGTTGTGTGTGTAACTTCCCTTTGCTGCTATATGGTGGGTCTTCCCTCTCTGTGATGTGCCTGTCCTGTTCGCTACACCCCCACCTTGCGTAGCGACTCGCAGCCGTGCAGGTTCTCCACCAGCGTGATGTTGTTCAGGGCGAGGTTCAGGTACTCCAGCTTCTTCAGCTGGTGCAGGTTCTCTATCCTttcaattaaattattttgcagCAGCAGTATTTTTAAGTTTCTGCAGTGGGTGTTAAggaattcaattttttttatttggagCTGGTGCAGGGCCACTTCCTCCAGCTCCTCCAGCAGCCCCTCGTTGTGCTCGCTCTTCCGTTTGATCAGCTCCAAGTCGATCTTCATTTTGGCGGCCCCGATGGGCGGGAGGCAGGCGTGAAAGGATGTGTAGTGTGAAGCTACGCAGGTACGCAGCTATTATGCAGCTATTATGCAGCTATTGTGCATCTATTATGCATCTATTATGCATCtatgtatgtgttttttctctccttttttgttctttcctttttccccctaacGAGGTGTAAATTTCCCCACGTGgccgctcctttttttttttttttttcccttttccgccGCCCCGATTGGGGGTTCACAAGCGCGTATGAAatgaacgttttttttttttttttttttttttctccatttgcTGCCCCCACATTGGGCATTTAACCAACGCGGctgggttaaaaaaatgaaacaaaatgacAACAACGGGGGACCGCAAAACAGCTTCTTTTCACCGGAGGGATGCCCAACTGGAGCTTCGCTAGAGGAACACCAAAAGGGGCGGATACGCATATTGCACCCACGCCGCTTCACGCGAAGGCGCTAACTTGCAGGACGTAGGGGGCCGCTCCCATCGCGCTCGATGAAGCCTTCGCGGCCGGCCTTTTGCTTGCGGCACCTGTAGAAGGCACCAACACGAAGCCACAAACACGAAGCCACGCCCCAAATGATAAGACGAGGAAGGATCGTGGCTACAGCTATAAGCCCCCTTTTCAGCACGAGCAGAAAGGTCCAAACGTCCGTGGGGAGGACCCCCAGGAACAAGCACTCGCCGAACCATCACGATGACTGGAGCCCCCTGAACGACGACCTAAGCTTCCTAAACGATGACATCAAACATAATTTGTACCGGCTAAAATGCAtcgagcagaaaaaaataaaaacggacCGCATTGtgtataagaaaatattaaaggaccttttgaaaaaaaaggaaagtttTGTGGCCAACGATATGGTAGAATTTTTGTATATACTTATGTTTAACGATTTGTACCACCTAGACATAtgctccaattttttttttcatttttataaccGGTGTGTGTGCTCCGGGAGGTACCTGGAGGGTGTGCACGTGAACAGCGTGGTTCACCTGATCTTCTCGTTTTACGTGTTTGAGGGGTATGGCTTCTTGGGGGGGTCAGCAAAGAGGGGCGGCCCCAATATGGGGGTGGCCAATTTGGGGGCCAACCGGGAGACCCCCAAAGTGGTAACCCCCACCACACGGTACCGCGAATACCACCGCAACGAAGCGCACATGAGCTTCCACCTCTACACCCACCTCGCACCATTCATTCACGCGCACATGGAGCACATAAACAAAAGCCACCTGGTTAAGATGTTGCTGGTCCTTTCCCAGTTCACGTCCAACTGGGGCGCCACTGCATTTCTGCAGAGTGAAAGCAGAGAGGAGGCAGAAGAGAAATGCGGCTTGAAAAACGTGGGGATAAATTTATTCCCCCTGATCGAATCCTTCgcagaaaaaattgacataGCGAAGGATATAAAAAGGGCGTATTCCCCAGAAACGATAActgaaaaggaaatgaaaaaaaaaaaaggaaaatactTACACATGATTGATAACTcgagtaaaaattttatttacattgaCGATGAGTCAAATAACAACAAATTGGTatgcctcttctttttcgttttgtcaaaattgtttttccccgtttGTCCGAGTTTCCTCCTACACGGGGGAGGCGCTCTGGAGGGGAGTCTTTCCCccacggggggaaaaaaaaacggggatGGTACGACGGAAGCACACACTCCCTTCTGCACAGATGAAAAGGCAACCCTCAGGagttgcgaaaaaataaaattcaccCTCGTGGATATGTTTATGAGCCATTACAGGCAAGTCGAAATGCGCAATCACGTTTTCTATCGAAACGTAGACACACAGAGGAGCGGCGTGGAAAACTACGAaacgtataaaaataacattttgaagGCCATGCGGAAATATGTTTTCCTTGATGAGATttacagcttgggggtgcaCTACAAGGTGGTGTTTTTCAAGGCCATTTATtcgctgcatttttttcagttcccctttttgcgccaCGTGTATGAGATTCACTCGTATGTGAGCGGCAGCAACGTGGACCACATGGACTACAGCGAGCGGCTGCATTTTAGCGGCGAGGGGGGTGGTGATGGGAGCGGCCATGGGAGTGGTGATGGGAGCGGCGATCTGGAGGGGGAGCGGGCCGAGCCACATCACCCCCAAAAGAGATGCGACGAACGGGCGAAAAACACAATCGTGGAGCTCGCCAAAAGAGGGGACGTCTTCAACAATGCGTACGTAAACCTACTGAACGAAATCGAAGGCGACATAAAAAACTGCTCCCCAGAGGAAGCACTAAACACACTGCTCCAATTGCACTTGCTAAGATTTGTAGACAACCACTTCGTGTTGCCACTCATTTCGAAGCTCTGCAACAGCACTGACAAGCTCCgaaatgaacagaaaaaaaaaatgaacgtgATTATCATGTCCCTGCTATCTTTCCTTTCGCCCCATATTGCTTCCATCGAGTCAATCCAAGCAGGGCCGCTTTGCGACGTGAACGTATTTAACCACACGTACTGCAGCAACGATGTTTATGTGGGACACCTGCAGAGGCTGCGGGAGTTCGTGCAGCTCCTACATGACAAACAGATTTttaagaggaagaggaaggagtTGCTCTCTTGGTCAAACTACAAGTGTGTGTAGGTTAGCGGAAAAACGGGGGCAGGGCGCGCGCGCGGTTCGCACAGTGGGATGCCCACTACTTGCTTTCGGAGCGCAAAGTGGGACAGCAAAGTGGACCCCAGTTTGTACCCCCCCGTGAAGCAGTGGCAACGTTATTACACTTTTTAGCTGGCCCCTTTCaaacagctttttttttttttttttttttttttccgatacaccattttgttcgacttttcgcctgaacggttaataatttttccgAGCAGCTCTCATTTTTAACTccctttttggctttttaccttgctgctcatttttttaccttgcTGCTCATGTTTTTTACCTTGCTGTTCatgctttttcccctctttttcgttctctttttttttttttttttttctgcacacatatgtgcaaaaaattagacataaaaaaaaaaaaaaaaaaaagcaaagcaatgcaatgcaaagcaaagcaaaataaagcaaaatgtaATAAAGCAACGCAACGCAACGCAGTGCAAAGTCCGCTTACCGCAGAAGGGACGCACTTGAATGAGTTCCCTCGGAAGATACGCGGGAAAAAACAAGGGAGTGAATTAAGCGCATTCAGCGTAATTAGCTTACTTTGCCTACTTCGCTTGCCTCGCGCACTGCGCATGGTTGACGCGTCCGGCTCATCTGTCAAAATtgccaaaagggagagaaacCGCGTAGGACACTGCCTTCCGGAGTTAcgttcccccttttttggcttcAGTTTTCTCCACCGCTCGCTCGTGACGGTATCTTTTCGAAGAGAGTGAGCATAGATGACaacgtttgtttttttttctttttttttggctacaCCATATGCTTTTACGTTTACTTTACTTTCGCTTTTACTTTTACGCTTGCACATTTTGAATTGGCCCGAGTGCCTAGAGATATGTTCCGTGTAAAAGAGGGCGCATGTACCACGCGTGCATCGGCGCATACATCAGCGGGTACATCAGCGCGCACATCGGCGCTTACACCAGCACGTACATCAGCGCTTACACCAGTGCATACATCCGTTAACGTACACCTGCATGAGCGTGCGCGTGCTTACACGCATGCATGCATACACTCTTACATGCGCGAGATGCGGCGCGGAAAATAAGCAAAGGCCATTTGGAACGCCCCCAGAATTTTATGCATCTCCCCCTTGCGCTCgcattcttcattttgcgaAGAAGTGGCAGCATATCGTCTTGGCCCCACCAGTCGCAGACTCGGCTTGTGACGAACGAAGCGTTTCGCAAGTCGCTTAAGGCAAGGGAACCCCCTCCATCACATCGTAGCTAGCGCATCGAGTCGTGCGTTGCCACCGCTCGCCGCCGCGCGTGGCGCAACTGTGTTCTTCGTGTGCAGTGCGGCAGCCCAGTTGGCGTCGCGTCGCATCACGTCAAATCGCTTCACATCACATCGGTTCACTTCGTCCGATCGATTCTTTTTCCAGCACGAGAGGGAGCACACCATTTGGGCGAGTGCACGCGCGAGGCCGCACAAGGAGgcgtgaaaataaaatgacacGAGGGAACACCAACTGGAGTGGCAGCAACCGCTTGAGACCAGTCCGTTGAGCTAGCCCACGACTGGAGGGGCGTCCCAAATGGGTGCGCATGTACGTATTTGTGTGTGTGAGTATATACCTGTTTGTGTGTGCGCGTACATACCTGTTactgtgtgtgcatgtacttCAGTGTGTTTATGTACTTCCCTGTGCGTAGGTACCCCCCTGTGCGCGTCCTTTCGTGCATAACTTGGTTATCCGCCGAACGGCGCTGGTGGCCATGTTACGCGCCCAGCCACTCGGCGGGAGAAAGCGAGGAGAGTCGGTGGCTAGCGCGCCCCTGCGCATGGAGAGGGGAAGCAGCGGTTGAGAGGCGCAGCGGTTGGGAAGCGCAGCCGATTAGTTTAGCTGCGTAGCATAGCAGTAAGGGTGCAGCATATGCTCTAGCTCCTGCCAAAGCGGTCAAAGCGGTCAACACTGCCAACACTGCCCAGTTGCGTATGTGTACTCATTCACGTAATTACTTACAGAACCTATTGAGGTGCACGCTCCTTGGGGGGTTCTCCACCGACGAAGTAGATAAGTGCCGGTTTGGTGAGCTTTCCCGCGCGCCAACGAAAACAACCTTGTCTTTTGAACACCCAAGAgatccctcccttttttcatcGCCGCGGAGAAGCGCGTCCGCATAACTGCCCATGCAGAGGAAGACTCCCTGGGTTCCCCTTCACATACACACGTCGAATAGGAGGGTCGGTAACCATGCCTGGCAAGTACGACGATGGAGAGAGCCGCCTAAACGAGTACGAAGTGATAAAAAAGATTGGGAATGGAAGGTTTGGAGAGGTGTTCCTAGTAAAACACAAAAGGACGCAGGAGTTCTTCTGCTGGAAGGCCATATCCTATAGGGGGTTGAAAGAGAGGGAGAAGTCTCAACTAGTAATTGAAGTGAATGTGATGAGGGAGCTAAAGCATAAGAACATTGTCCGGTACATAGACCGCTTCCTAAATAAAGCCAatcaaaaattatacatCCTAATGGAGTTCTGCGACGCAGGGGATTTGTCTCGAAACATACAGAAGTGTTATAAAATGTTTGGGAAGATAGAAGAGCATGCGATTGTAGATATAACGAGGCAGCTACTGCACGCCTTAGCCTATTGCCACAATTTGAAGGATGGACCCAATGGGGAGAGAGTGTTGCATAGAGATTTGAAGccacaaaatatttttctatcaACTGGGATTAGGCACATTGGAAAGATAACAGCTCAAGCGAACAATCTAAATGGAAGGCCAATTGCCAAGATAGGCGATTTTGGGcttagtaaaaatattggCATAGAAAGTATGGCTCACTCATGTGTAGGTACCCCCTACTATTGGTCTCCAGAATTGCTCCTACATGAAACGAAGAGCTATGATGACAAGAGTGACATGTGGGCCCTGGGTTGCATCATCTATGAGCTTTGCTCGGGAAAAACTCCCTTTCATAAGGCCAATAACTTTTCGCAACTCATTTCCGAGTTGAAGAGGGGCCCAGAATTGCCCATCAAGGGGAAGTCCAAGGAGCTCAACATTTTGATCAAAAATTTGCTCAGCTTGTCTGCGAAGGAGCGGCCCAGCGCGCTGCAGTGCCTGGGCTATCAGATCATAAAGAACGTGGGCCCCCCGGTGGGAGCGGCGGGTGTGGGAGCAGGCGTAGGTGCCGCCCCCGGCGCCGTCGCGCGGAGAAACCCGTCCAAGGAACACCCCACCCTGCAGCTAGCCGCCATGGAAAAGGCCAAACACGCGGAAGCGGCCAATTATGGCCTTTCCCCTAACACCCTGATGAACCAGCGGAATGAGGAGcagcgggggaggagaagctccAGCTGCGCCAGCAGGCAGAGCGCCAACAACGTTACGAATATTACGAGCATTACGAGTGTTACGAGTGTTGCGAGTGTTGCCAGTGTTGCGAGTGTTCCTAGCAAGGATGAGAGGAAGTACCCCCAGGAGGGGGCCACCCACTGTCACGCGGTTAATGGGCACTACGGCGGCCGCGTAGACAAGGGCCACGCGGAGAGGGCCCGCATCGAAAAGGAGAGCGCGCAAAGGAAGGCCCTGGAGATGAAGATCCTGGAGAAGAAGCGGCTCGAGCGGGAGAGGGTGGAAAGGGAGCGCGTGGAGCGGGAGCGCATGGAGCGAATCGAAAGAGAGCGCTTGGAACGGGAGCGGCTGGAAAGAGAGCGGTTGGAAAGAGAGCGGTTGGAACGGGATCGCTTGGACCGCCTCGAACGGGACCGCCTCGAGCGAGACCGGTTGGAGAAGGCGCGGCGCAGCTCGTACTTCCTCAAAGGCATGGAGAATGGGCCCAGCGGAGGAGGCGGACCGGGCGACGGACCCGGCGTGGGTGCCGGCGTGGGTGCCGGCGTGGGTACCAGCGACGGCAGGAGTCACAGCGGTGTGCGCAGCGGCATACACAGC contains:
- a CDS encoding histone acetyltransferase, putative (encoded by transcript PVX_124020A); its protein translation is MGEGQCETELPSGKATPEGMTTEGELTPPGRLPNERVDEILGEASDDEDVEGGGSYQGGPLNESTTATPPQGDYFYINDAIKHNYPLEYEENKIYPKVYCYEPTNFENFKKKIKNKNELRHYECYSSTMNEFFYKYNDSYYDDILKNESFKKFAFELWSKRKDIKNETEYHNLCIQLRKKYKVCPSKHQISVALQHHYLQAARNAKEKDGLSSPVEEIHNAASTSHTSDATNQSNVSHAGGEATTNGEEEEEEGNAARGRAADDQVDFLHREVLSGGEKTVDPPDAAASSSEDKIEVNKKGKDVKFVLENVTNMIVTTEMKNYKDLDKESVHFLQINKRKGVRSNSGVLVVTIITHPHKFSCKYDCYYCPNEPNQPRSYLSTEPAILRANQNNFDVICQFFNRTTTLVNNGHVADKIEVLVLGGTWSCYDVEYQREFIRDVYYAANIYPLLKNRREKFSLEKEQEINETSNCRIIGLTLETRPDQINKEELIRLRSYGCTRVQLGIQHTDDFILKKVNRQCTLQDCIRAIYLLKENGFKVDIHLMPDLPYSDVKKDVSMFKYVLSSTDLQADQWKIYPCEITPFTRIEKWYNRNEFKPYFETDKNLLICLIFLVKKAIHPWIRLNRVIRDIPNPSIIAGNNITNMRQLIANEMNIRSIFCQCIRCKEVKSQEIEKGDGSVFLQIYQYPTLGGREFFLTFQGVKKARRGAAPAGKRKKKNQKQRVEQKGQGNSKPGGGDPTRTEDPAEVPPTPPQSERADEDCIGLSSVNLFAEVGAAPTVVTPSKEDAATNGVATSNGEAASKVVSISNGEATSNGEATANRPPPLHTRDNNNERALLGFLRLRLRSENNHCDDRPFKCLEGAALIRELHVYGSLLKHDDFKEDLNFVQHKGLGKCLVLVAELIAYHYGYNRMCIIAGVGTRQYYKKLGYEKEETYVTKELRRDCLHEQYLQNADRIGKRIVIYNYNLKHCLYLMHKEVPTPARYKRSEIEEDMNTFISENILGVGSDEYRHCQQECSGVCLINVEQELFAQGGQSKQLEQPTQLEKAKPISVRAVLSQWAGRVAHAYGANSWAR
- a CDS encoding RNA pseudouridylate synthase, putative (encoded by transcript PVX_124025A), translated to MLVAGGVRWRGQKLKGCLHSWGGQIRRQISDKITKEVITHSYDRKKYEQNVHMYDTCKSYVDAKQKTFYDYLKEETPILLPTIRGGRHAPPRKRNKGDEVELGGCTQGGTPTGGHCDPTGSEQVKVKYLCEYKKWSRLISKRGSNNRAVEEDAEGEIHMAAANYEEEKTGEKLTHEIAPQISGEKKNHMSDALTHTPDGLTHISDELKHIRIDNSKLFRPSEKAEGCLEMKVTEYCWHEGLCSSRFAFNNLRRGIIQVNGQVVFQNVSISPGKDRVELTKAGRELLRNKNVTIILNKPKYYLSILNDHKTNKKLLARNLIRNENKFIEEEHKCMSYFINRNLNIEKVNKLYVCGRLDANSTGLLVFTQNTLICSYLLNRYKYLVEKEYIVEAADPIEEVHMKRLRENALVDGKLIYKCRIQYVDCFTLSFTLYQGFHKIIRKLCLLSNIKIRALHRVRIGGIHLKGLPLGKWRFLMPNESFFL
- a CDS encoding hypothetical protein, conserved (encoded by transcript PVX_124030A), whose amino-acid sequence is MFNIYTRGFSKKAGWSWIKNRRGRKKILSFAYPPKERSSIVKLTDESDKLVFVCNGKLRNSFMTTVKSMKETKCVVKNDTICTPCLVVSKAKCHTLLESFTYDEILHLEKLAPRILQAFEEAQSRVQQDGQNRVLSKHEAVKFRLVE